The DNA sequence CCTTCTTAAGAAACGTTTCCAGCCTTCCAAGCCGTGCAGAAGTTAGAAGTATAGGCATGAATCATTTAACCAGAGCAACCCAAATGTGGCTGTACAACATTTaagagttgggttttttaaatatatgtatttttgtagTCCATCTGCAATCACTGTTAGTCTTGTGCTTTGGAAGGGAGCGCGGGAGAATCCCATTCTTTTGATAGTCAGGCCCATTTGTGCAGGTTGAAGGCTGACTAACTTTGGTGGCACAAACCTCCCAGCCAGACCAGATGCATCTCCCTCGCAGACTGAGCGCACACAGACAAGGCTGGGCCAGGGCTGGGTCCCCTCCCAAAGCTCACAGGAGCTCACGCAAGCCTGCCTGGCAGAAACCCACACAGAGGGAGCCCAGAACACGTCTACCACCCTTTGGCTGCAGTGCAGATACAGTACTATCTCCTGAAACAAGAGGGCTGCAGGACAACCAGTCTGTTCAAAAGTGTTTCCTACTGTCTGCCAGGACAGTGTCATCATGCTCGTTAAACCCCGCATGTAAATAGCACGTACTTTGAATTCTCCAGTAGCCACAAGCTAACCCTGCACAGCTGATGAGTCCTGTAGTTTCAAACCTCTCCTCCAGGagtccagcagcagcatggaaACATACATGGATAggtaaagaaaagcagagaaactgtcatgcaaaaataatttattttttaaaattgtatgcaggggtgattttttttcaagtacaGCAAATATCTAAGCGCAAAGAACCATGTTCTCCACTTCACTGGTTGATCTCAGTTACTCAGTGCACTGCTTAAGCTTTTGATCAGCTGTGCAAACTGCAGATTTTGTACATCCAGGCAGTGATGGCCAGTTCTGGTGAGTTACAGGGCAGAGTGCCTGGTGTGTTGGAAAATTTGTTAGTGGGGATCCTCATGGTGCCACTTCTGGAATACCTTTAGGAACTGTGTGAATGACAGACACCCAAGGCAAAGGCACTTTAATGTAAGCAATTTTCTGAAGGCTATAAAAGGGGGCTTGCCCAGTTGTGCATAAATGCCAACcagaacaaagcaaagcagagtcCAAAGTTAAGTAATGTAAAATTAGTAACTGATTATTAATTAGGAACTaatcttgaaatgaaaaatatttcatacttGAGagtacaaagagaaaaaaaaagacattacaCTATTTATAGTTGATATTTTCTTATCCTctcctagaaaaaaaagaaaaaaaccctaaattcaaaacattcaaaattttTGAGCTAGAAATTCTATCAAATACACATTTCTGCAAATGTTACAATAAAACTCATGGAGTTGTATTAACTATCATATAAATCATTCTGTTCTAGAGCACGGACTAGAGGAGACATTGGAAGATATGGTTATGTCACACTTGGGTAAATGTCTTCATGATGGCTGCAGGTGGAAGCCATGGCCTTCATTTATCcctaagaaaaataatcacaaagaTATATGAAAGGATGAACGCTGCAAGAAAATGGACAGATCAGAAGGTTCGTACCTGCAAGAGTGAGGGCGTTGGGGAGGGAGGGTAGCCACTGCCAGTATAGCACTCAAGAATACATattcaaaatccattttctcATCACATTGACAGGCCCTATCCCTAATGAGTACCTGAGTGCCAGCATTTCGATCACACCGTAGCAAAGTTAGGGCCTATTTTTGGCAATGGCACCCTGCTGGCTAGTTCAGGTCAAAGATGCAAATAAATCTAAGACCTCCATCCCCGCCACTGTGGCGGgctctgctcagctgcagccaaggctccctctgccccaccaGTACCTGGGGGGTATTTGGCTTTCGCGTGGTTGACGactgggtgctgcaggggtgTTATGATGCCTTGGTCGGGTTTCTGGAAGGCTGCAATGAGGTTGTGCACTTTCCGAAAATGCCTCCGGTGGACCCCGGGCGCCGTCTGCGAAGACAAAGGGTGAGAGGTGAGAGGGGATGCTGGGTGCTGAGCGTCTGTGCCTGGCTCAGGGCGCTGGCACAGAAGCCTTGTCCTcagacatgcacacacaccccagggaaggagccagccc is a window from the Buteo buteo chromosome 22, bButBut1.hap1.1, whole genome shotgun sequence genome containing:
- the SH2D1A gene encoding SH2 domain-containing protein 1A isoform X1 yields the protein MDALPIYHGGITREAGEKLLLAAGTDGSYLLRDSESIPGVYCLCVLHQGYIYTYRVSKTETGSWSAETAPGVHRRHFRKVHNLIAAFQKPDQGIITPLQHPVVNHAKAKYPPGTGGAEGALAAAEQSPPQWRGWRS